DNA from Elusimicrobiota bacterium:
GCTATTGGGGAAATCAACTACCCCTGCTCCCGCAATTTTGCTTGACCTTTCCGCAGGCGGCATGGGATTGCTTTCATTTATACCTATAAAAGAAGGTTCAAAAGTATGCACAAAAATAGACCTGCCGGGCCTGAAAACAAACACTATCGAAGGTAAGGTAATGTGGGATATTTCAAAAGAGGAAACTTTCAGAATAGGAATTTCTTTTACAAAGATAGAAGATCACGATTTCAATCATATCGAAAAAATGGCTGAAGATTTTGTGAAATGCGAAACAAAAATAGTCCAGGCAGAACATAATATTTGCTTTCCGAAGTGCCCTTATCACGCCGTTTGCGATAAAAGCATAAAGAAATAAACCTGCCCAACCCTAAACTTCATGGATAAAATCCGGTTACTGCCCCAAGAGATAGT
Protein-coding regions in this window:
- a CDS encoding PilZ domain-containing protein, with product MKHSHGNERRKHVRLPVMKNIAKPVELLLGKSTTPAPAILLDLSAGGMGLLSFIPIKEGSKVCTKIDLPGLKTNTIEGKVMWDISKEETFRIGISFTKIEDHDFNHIEKMAEDFVKCETKIVQAEHNICFPKCPYHAVCDKSIKK